Genomic window (Chryseobacterium sp. H1D6B):
TTTAGAGGGGTCAGAACCTAAGCTGTAGACAGCCGGGCCTGTACCGTTATTGTATAAACTCAATAAGTCGGATTTGCTTTGAGTAGAAACAGGAATAAAACCTGCAATAATGTGGGGAGATACAATTCGGTTAGGATTATTTTCTACGGCATCGGCAGAGTAGCCGCCACCAGGTATTTCTCCGGCTCCCAATCCCCATTCATAAGCATTAAATCCAACATTCTGGCCATATAACTTATCACTGTTCATTGTATTCGTGAAATAATTCATATAAGCTGTATTATTTTTATAATAATTACATAAATAATAACTGAACTGAGGAACAAAGCTTGACAGCCAGTACTGTCCGTCTGACAGGGTTTCATGTCCCCAGTAGTTCATATGAGAAACAGGTGCTGTCACCGGATCAGCAAAGTAAGTATTCCAAAATGTCTGTGATGCTGCATAATTTGGGTTGGCAGAAGATGTGTTTTTAGCCAGCCACGAAACTAATATATATTCATTGTAAGGGATAGTAGGATCACTTCCGTTGCCATTTTGGTCAAGAACCATGTATATTTGATTAGTACCGATAGCTTTTGTATAATCCATTGCATTCAAAAGAGTATTTGCTTTTGCCACAACCGCAGGGTTGGAGGCAAAATAATTTTTACAGAAAATAATTCCCATTGCAAAAATGGCATTATCTACGGTGCTGTATTCTCCAGACCATCCTCCTTGAGCCAGATCTCCTGTAGTGTAGTCAAAATACCTATGGAACATCCCTGCAGTATTTGTTTTTCCTGCATTTTTAAAATTAATAAATGTCTGAAGCGTTGTGTTTACCTGATCAGCAGCTGTTGTCTCCCAATTTGTTTGATCACCGGTATGCTGATACATTGCGTCTGCAATGCAAAGCGAAATTAATCCTATTCCATTGGCGACAATAGCTGCTGGTTTATCACCAGCTCCGTTTAGTGCCAGAGCATCAAGATAGACACCATTCGGTTTTCGTATATCTTTATATAATCTGTAGGAATTTTGAAACAAAGAAGTAATGGCAGGGTTCTCATTTGTTTGTGCGCTAATAAGAAAGCTGGAAGCTGTTAAGAAATAGACCAGTAAAAAAATCTTGTTTCTTGTTTGTAATAAAAATCGATTTGTTTTCATAACATTTGTAATTAAGTGTTAAAGTTTAGTTCAAAATATTTTTAAAATTTACTATTGAATATTTAAGAAAAGGAGAGCGGATTTACGTTTGTTAATTTGAATAACAATCATCATCATTTTAACTTGTCATATTTTTAAGTATACAAATTAACATATTTAAAAATAAATAGATATAAGTGGTTAGTTATCATTGTTTTATTTAAATAGCGAATAATGAGAAATTTATTAATATTAAAAGCTTTTTTGTTGTAAATTTTAATAGTCTAACAATATTTGTTAGTAAGTGATAAATTCATTTTGTAGTGAAAAATGAATATTTAAATGTGATTTTTTGATTAAAATTTATATAAAATAACATTTGGTTAGTGAATATTTGTAAATTAGCGTCTTTATTAGTAAAAATGAAAAAAATAAATCTACCACTTTTTATTGCTGTTTTTGCAATACTGCCTACCCGTTTATTTTCTCAGGATAACGAGAAACTCATTAAAGATTATATTTCTCAAAATAAGATAAGAGAATATAAAAAATCTGATCTTACCAATTTTATTATCGACAATGTAGACCCTTCAAAATCTTTAAACGGGAACGTTGTAAAATTCCAGCAGACGTATAACGGGCTGCCTGTATATAGTTCTGTAGGAACGGCACTTGTCAGGGATAATAAAGTGGTGTATTATTCAGATAATTTTGTGAAAAACTACAATATTTCCTCTCCTCAGAATGCTGTAATAAATAAGTATACAGCTCTTCAAAAAATTGCGGGTGAGCTTGGAAATACAGATATTGCTGATTTCCGCATTTTGGGATTCTTAGAAAAAAGTACTGATAAAGCAAATACTGCAAACCAACGGCTTGTTTACATCAATGATAGGAGTAATAATCTGCGTTTAGCATATGAATATCTTTTGAAAGAGCCAAAATCGGCAAACTATTGGAATATTATAGTAGATGCTAATAATGGGAATATTATTGAGAAGAATAATTTAACGCTGTCTTGTAATTTTGAGCCGGGTTCGTATGCTTCAGAGATTATGGATCATTCTGCCCATGAACATACTTTGATCGGACCTGAAAATAAAATGATGCAGAATACTGCATTTTTAGCAGCTGATCCTGCATCTTATAATGTTTTTGCAATGCCTGTAGAAGCGCCTACATTCGGTCCGAGAACCATAATTTCAAATCCTTGGATTCTTGCGGCATCTCCAGAAGGATGGCATTCTGACGGAACGAATCATTACACCTACACTAGAGGAAATAATGTATACGCGTATGAAGATACAGCAAATACTAATACTCCGGGTTTTTCTCCAGATGGGGGAGCTTCTAGGAATTTTGATTTTCCGTTTATTATAACTGGAACTCCTACGTATAACCAAAGTGCATCTATCACAAATTTATTTTATTTGAATAATAGAGTGCATGATGTGTTCTATAAATTTGGATTTACTGAATCCGCAAGAAATTTTCAGCAGAACAATTTTGGAAACGGAGGTTTAGATGATGATTCTGTCTATGCAGAAGCACAAGATGGAGGAGGATTAAATAATGCTAATTTCAGTTCTCCACCAGATAATTATAACGGAAGGATGCAGATGTACTTATGGACAGCTGTTAACAGATTGTTTTTCTACAATGCTCCAAGTACAGCAGTTGTACGCCAGCCGGGTGCAGGCGCTGCACAGTTTGGGAGTCCATTAAGTGCTTTAGGAGTTACAGGAAATGTACAGCTTTCCTCAGTATTAGATGGGTGTACAGCAATTCCTGCAGGGTCTCTTGCCGGAAAAATAGGATTAATTGAAAGAGGGACATGTTCTTTTGTCGTTAAAGCTAAAAATGCACAAGATGCTGGAGCTGTTGGAACTATTATCTATAATAATACGATAAACGGATCTTCTATAGGAACTATGGCTGGAACTGACCCTGCTGTTACTATTCCTTCAGTATTAATTACCAATGCAGAAGGAGAATATATCAAAAGTCAGCTTACTGCAAATACAACGGTAAATGTAACATTGAAAAATGACCCGGCATTGAGCATAACGCCGGATGGAAGTTTTGATAATGGTATTGTTACTCATGAATACGGACATGGAATTTCTAATAGATTAACAGGAAGCGGATACGGATGTTTAAGCTCGTCAGCAGATAAAGAGCAGATGGGAGAAGGATGGTCTGATTTTTTTGCTTTAATGCTTACCAATAAAGCAGGAGATAATGCTTCAGTTCCTAGAGGTATGGGAACTTATGTAAGTGGCCAGCCTGTAAACGGCAGGGGAATAAGACCATTTCCGTATTCTCCTGATTTTACAATCAATGGCGTTACATATGGTGATACTAATGGATTGGAATATACGAATTCAAACAACCAAGTTGTTCCAGACGTTCACTCCATAGGCTTTGTGTGGGCAACAATGTTATGGGACCTGCATTGGCAGTATGTCGCTAAATACGGTTATTCTTCTGATGTTACCGCGAATACAACGAATGGAAGCTCAAGAGTACTGCAGTTAGTGACCAATGCGTTAAAACTTCAAGTTTGTAATCCTACATTTGTTAACGGAAGAGATGCCATATTGGCCGCTGAATTAGCTGTAACTGGGGGAGCAGACAAATGTATGATTTGGAGAACATTTGCAAAAAGAGGATTGGGAGTTGCGGCTTCAGCAGGATCTAAAATAGATATTAATGACCAGACTGAAGATTTTACAGTGCCTGCAGAATGTAATGTACTGGCAGTAGATGAAGTAAAAGCTGTGAAAAATACAATTTCTATCTATCCTAATCCGGCTAGAAATGAATTTTTCATCAACTTCCCGAGCAATACACTAGGAAAAGTAAGCGTTGAAATGTATGATATGTCTGGTAAATTAGTTTCTTCTGAAGATAAAATCTCTCCGGATGCTAAAAAATCAATTTCTACAGATAAACTTATCAACGGAACCTATTTGGTAAAAGTAAAAGGCCTTGGCTTTGATGCAGTATCTAAAGTTATAGTTAAAAAATAAGATATTAAATTATCAATAACAGATCACCTCAAGCAAGCCTGAGGTGATTTTATTTATCTATTAGGATAGTGTCCAGCTGCCAATTTGATTAATATATTGTACCTTTGCCCGCTGTTAAAAAAATATATGAAGAAGAAAAGTATACTAAAAGGAGTTTTGTTTGTCGGGATAGGAGCCAGTATATATGGCATGCTGGCGACGTTTGTAAAGATGGCGTATCATGATGGATATACGACCTCGGAAGTGACTACATCACAATTTGTGTTGGGCATTGTAGGTCTTTTGGTTCTTAATTTTATCCAGACAATCACGTCAAAAGAAAAATTAGCCTCTCCAAGCCGTAAAGAAGTTAAAATGCTCATGCTTGCTGGAACATCTTTAGGATGTACAAGTTTATTTTACTATCTGTCAGTTCAATATATCAATGTTTCAATCGCTATTGTATTACTGATGCAGTCGGTGTGGTTTAGTGTTGTTATAGAAAGTATCATATCGAAAAAATTACCCAACGCCCGAAAAGTAGTATCAGTTATTATTGTTTTATTAGGAACAATATTGGCGACCAACCTTATTAATGTTGATATAGAGTTAGACTGGCATGGTGTTTTCTGGGGGCTTCTTGCGGCGGCATCTTATACGCTTACCATGTTTACATCCAATACTCTTGCTACGCATCTTCCTGTTTTCAGAAAAAGTATCATTATGCTTTCTGGAGGATCAGTTGTCATCCTTATTTTTCTGTTTTTCGCTCAGATCGGGCCGTTACATTTTGAAGGGTTAAGATCATTTTATATGAATTTTACAGAAAATACAGAACATATCCATTCTTTCGATTATTCTATATTTTGGAAATATGGTTTTGTACTGGCCTTATTTGGGACAGTGATTCCGCCTATTTTATTCAATCTTGGTTTTCCGAATACAGGTTTAGGGCTGGGAAGTATTATTTCATCATTGGAACTTCCGGTTTCTGTAACTATGGCCTATGTTTTATTGGGAGAGAAGGTGTTTTCAATTCAATGGCTGGGTATTGTTTTAATACTTTTCGCAATTGTGTTAATGAACTTACCTTCCAAGAAAGAACTTGCAGTAGTTGAAGCCTCATAAAATCTATAATTAAAAATAATAATGAAAAACCGTTTCTTTTGAAGCGGTTTTTTTAATTTTAATACTCCAAAACAAACATTTATGAAATACTTTAAGAATGCTGTCACGGTTATCATGATTTTGCTTAGCTCAAATTTATTATTTTCCCAGCTGAAACCTTTAGATGCAGAACTCTCCAATTATCAATACCCTTTTGAAGTTCATTTTATTAATTTAAATTCTCAAAATCAAACATTGAAAATGGCTTATATGGATGTAAAGCCAAAGAAGTCAAATGGTAAAATAATCATGCTCCTCCACGGAAAAAATTTTAACGGGGCTTATTGGGAACAAACGGCTAAAGATTTATCAGATAAAGGTTTCAGAGTCATTATTCCAGATCAGATCGGGTTTGGAAAATCCTCAAAACCGGAAAGTTATCAGTTTTCTTTTGCCCAGCTGGCGGTGAATACAAAAGCTGTTTTAGACGAACTGAAAATTAATAAACTAATTGTTCTAGGACATTCTATGGGAGGAATGGTTGCTGCCCGATTCGCTCTGATGTATCCTGAAACAGTAGAAAAATTAATTCTTGAAAACCCGATAGGGCTGGAAGATTATAAAGCTCTGGCGAAATATCAGACGATTGATGACGCTTATAAATCCGAGCTTAAAAACACCTATGAATCTTATAAAAATTATCAGCTGAAATTTTATTATGACAACAAGTGGAAGCCTGAATATAATCAATGGCTGAATCTCCTGGCGGGCTGGACTTTAAGTAAGGATTATCCAAAAGTAGCTTGGAATGCAGCTTTGACAACAGATATTATTTTTAATCAGCCTGTGGTGTATGAGCTTAAAAATATCAGGGTACCGACTTTATTGATCATCGGAACCAGAGACAGAACCGCAATAGGGAAGGACAGGGCTTCTAAAGAAGTTCAGGAGACAATGGGGCAGTATCAAGAACTGGGAAAGAAAACACAGCTGGAAATTGCCGGTTCAAAGCTGGTTGAGCTCGAAAATGTAGGGCATCTTCCGCATATAGAGGTGTACCCAAAGTTTTTTGGTGCCTTGTATGACTTTATTAAATAAATAAAAAGAGACTGTTTAAAGTAAACAGTCTCTTTTTGTATGTATTGTTGTCTGAATTATTTCTTCTTGTAAGGAACGTCTTTAATTCTAGCTTTCTTACCTCTAAGGTCTCTGAAGTAATAGATTCTAGATCTTCTAACTTTACCTCTTCTGTCAACTTCAATTTTTTGAAGAGCAGGCATGTTGATAGGGAATACTCTTTCTACACCTACATCACCACTCATTTTTCTGATCGTAAATGTTTTTGTAGAACCTGTTCCTCTTAACTGGATCACTGTTCCTTTGAAGAACTGAGTTCTAGTCTTTTGTCCTTCTTTAATTTCGTAATACACAGTGATTGTATCACCAGCTTTGAATTCAGGGAATTCTTTTTTTGTAATGTACTTGTCTTGTACGTACTTTAATAAATCCATTTTTAATAAAATAAAATGTTAAGGCTAAGCAACTTACACGTTTTTCGTCAGAGGTTGAATAACAGGTTGCAAATATACAAAATTAGTTTTGAAACCACCAAATAAATTTATGTTATAAAACCACATCTTTTCTATTCCTTTTTAGTCTAAAAGTTAACACTTCCTTTACCTGTACGGCAGGCATAGTTTATATGGGAACTCTACTTTTGCCCGAAATAAAAATTAAGAGTTTATATGTCATTCAAATCATTGATATATAAATTAAAACTACACACACACCACTTTAAATTAAAACTATTATGAAACATTATTTCTTCTTTTTTTGTTTTGTCGTCCAGATGGCATTTGGGCAGGCTTTGTTCCCTTATTTACAAAACCCGGCGCCCAATTCTATGATTGTCAATTGGAAAACGAGCTCTAATAATGAAACAACAGTGCTTTACGGGAACTCACCTTCTAACTTAAATGTTACAGTTACCGGAAGTACGAATATTTTTTCGGACACAGGCTACAATAACAACTATTATTATCATACAGCGAAAATTGTTAATCTGCAGCCCAATACAAAATACTATTATAAAATAAAAACAGGAACCAGTGAATCTGCAGTGTACAATTTCAGAACACTTCCTCTTCCGGGACAGCCTGTAACAGCAGATGGTAAAATACGTTTCCTGATTATGGGAGACAATCAGATCAAAGCGGAACCCAGATATGATACGCTTACCTTAAATGCATTTAAAAAACTAAAACAGAAGTTTGGAGCAGGTTCTGATCCGTCAGATAATGTTGCGTTGACGTTTATGGTTGGAGATCAGGTAGATGTCGGTACTCTTGATCATTATGAAAATGTCCATTTTAAAAAGAATATTAATTTATCACCTTATCTTCCTATTCAGACGACAGTGGGGAACCATGAAACTTACGGAACCATGGGGATGAATTCTTATTACGCCCACTTCTATATTGATGAAATTAAATATAAAAACATCAGCTCGGGAAATGAAAACTATTATGCTCAGCAGGCAGGAAATGTTTTATTTATAAGCCTAAGTTCAGAACATACAGGTGCTGCACAACAGACATGGCTGCAGCAGATCTTAGATGCAGCAAATAATGATTCTACTGTAGACTGGATCATTTCATTAAGCCACAGACCTTATCAGGCTGAGCAGTATGTAGGAGATATCTCTACTTGGGTAAGAAACAATGCGGTTCCAATGATGACGGCATCTCCAAAATATTTGATGCACGTTGGAGCCCATCATCACTTGTACCACAGAGGACAGTTGAAAAACACGCCGAATTATCAGCTTATCTCAGGCGGAGTGGCTTGGGATCAGTATTGGGGAATGTCTACCGAACAGGATTTTGATGATGTTCAGAAAACATTGACAGACTGGACTTATCAGATTGTTGAAGTAGATGTTGCCAATGGAAAGGTAGATGTAGAATGTTATTCAATAGGAGGTGTTTATACCAAAAAGAATAATGAGCTAATAGATACTTTTCACAGATATAAAAACCAGCAAAAACCAGCCAAACCATCAATTACTAATACATTTTCTGCTCCTATAGGATTACCATTAACCTTAAATGGAAGTGCTTTTTCATCTCCCAATGCAGAACTTTTAAATACTACTCAGTTTTTAGTAAGTAAAGCAGCCGATTTCTCAGTGATTGAAAAAGAATTTTACCGTGACTATGAAAATTGGTTCGGCCAGGACGGAGCTCCCGATAAAACTAAAAACCTAAACGCAGGAGTTGATATTACAAAAGTTACTTTTCCTGCCAACTCTATTTCAAATGGGATCTACTATGTGAAAACCCGTTATAGAGACAGAAACTTGGAGTGGAGCGACTGGAGTGATGTAAAGCAGTTTGAAATTACAGGAAGTGTAGTTTCTAATCCTACATTCGCTCTGGATGCATCAGAATATCTGCCAAGTACAGAGATAAAAGCTGTTTATACTGGAGGCCCCGGAAACTTAAAAGACTGGGTAGGAATTTATAAAAAAGGACAGACTCCCGCATCCTCAGTCGCACAGAGTTTTCTTTATACTAACGGACAGACTGCTGGTACTGCTGTTTTCCCCAATGGGCTGGTAAATAAAGGTCAGTATTTTGCAGGATTTTTTGCCAACGACGGATATTCAGAAATTACTCCTAGAAAGAATTTTTATGTAGGGCCGAAAGTACAGCTTCAGGCGACCGCAGATACTTATCCTGTAGGAGGAACAGTTAAAATTAATTTCAGCAACGGACCTAATTTAGTAAAAGACTGGATCGGTATTTACAAAATGGGACAGACGCCGGGAACCAATACATCAGCAACATACCAATATGTAACGACAGCTTCCGGTCTCCTTAATTTTACAGGGCTTCCGAAGGGATATTATTTTGCTCAGTACTTCTTAGAAGACGGCTATACAGCGATTGGTGAAAAAGTGTTCTTTAAAGTAGGAGATATCGTTACAGAATTATGGATCAATAAGCCGGTATATGCTTTAGGAGAAAATATTACTGCATCTTGGACAGATTCTCCTGGAATTATAAAAGACTGGCTGGGAATCTATCCGCAGAGTATACAACTTCCGGATGATAATTTTGTTTCATACACTTATTTCGATGGAATAACACAGGGAACTAAGGCAATAAACGGAGCAGGACTGCCGGTAACTCCAGGTAATTATTATATGGTGATGTTTACAAATGATTCCTATACTGAAGTTTCAAACAGAGTGCAGTTTCAGGTGAGTTCGCCGACTTTAGGAACAGATGAGGTGAAAAACAGCACCCAGAAAAATGTTATCCTGTACCCGAATCCTACAAAACCCGGCCAGCCGACATTTATTAAAAGTGATTATCCAATTGATAAAATCGAGTTGGTATCAGCGTCAGGAGAACTGCTTTATGAATCTAAAAATATTCAGAACCAGCGTTTTTCTTTAGTGAATGAAAATCTGCCGAAAGGAGTTTATTTTGTGAAAGTTCACACAAGAAAATTATTTACATTAAAACTGATTATTCAGTAGTATTTTAGATAAATGCTAATAAAAAAGCAGGAATTATTTCCTGCTTTTTCTATTCATTAAGAATAAGATCAGTAAAATCACAGCTACAATCCACATATATGTAATTTTTAATGTTTTTTAATTAAGTAAATTAAAATCTCTAAAATCGTCATTAAAAGACCAAATGTAAGCATTCCTAATACATAAGAAATAAGAGCTTTTACATAGCTGGATGTCTTTGTTTTATCGAAAAATTGTCCTACAGCCCAGCAGAAGTATATAAAGGCAGCCACTGCCGCAGTCTGCATTAAGGGAAATTTGGTCACTCCTTCAAAAAGTGCAAAAAGTGCAAATAGAAGCATTTCTATTCCAAGGACAAAGCACATCAGTATTAATATTTCAAAGAAATTATAATCATATTTTTTGAAAAATATTTTTAACCAAAAAGCAATAAATGCACCCATTATAATATTTGAATATCCATAATGACTTTGAACCCAATTATTAATTGTATTCGTCCCTGTCTCTTTTCCAGCGTCCAATTTTATATATCCCTCTTCGATATGAAAGAAATGGCTGGTCAGGGTATAAATTAACGATGTAACAATAATAAATATAACTGGTTTTACAAGCCTGCTTCTATTTTCATTGATAAAATTCTTAATATTTTCCCCAGGTTTTATCAATAATTCCCGGATGGTATATAAAATACCTCTTTCAAAATGTAAAACATGCTCAATTTCATGGATGATATAACGGCCGTCGATTCTTTTTGGTTTTATATTTTGTTTACAGTTAGAACAAAATTCTTCACTCATGGTTAGGGTAGATTTTTAACGCAAAAGACGATAAATGATTTTAAATACACTTTACACTTTTGTTTAGTTTTTGGTATTTTTATCCAATGGAAAATGAAAAGAATTCATTACTTAACAGAAATAAAATAAAAACAATATCTGATAAGGATAAAATTCAGTTTTGTAATTATCTGGAAGTGGTAAAATCTTTTGCTAAAATCACCTATCAAAGTGTTTATGTAATCGATTATGAAGAAATGAAATTTGAATATGTCTCTGATAATCCCTTGTTTTTATGCGGCTATTCGTCTGAAGATGTGCTTGAAATGGGCTATGAATTTTATTTTAATAATGTACCCAGAGAAGATTTGGAGCTATTGGCCTTGATTAATAATCTTGGATTTGATTTTTATGATAAACTGCCTGAAACGGATGACAGAAAATTATACAGTATTTCCTATGATTTTCATTTAAAAGGTAAATATGACAAGCCTGTTCTTATCAATCATAAATTAACACCTCTTTTTCTTAATGAAAATGGAGCAGTATGGAAATCATTATGCATAGTGTCTATTTCACATAATCGAAATGCCGGAAACGTAACTATTAATAAACACGGTTCAGACATATTGTGGAGATTGGATACAACAAAAAAAGCTTGGATTGAGGAAAATAAATCAAAACTCAAAGAAAAAGAATTGGAAATACTCCGGTTATATGCTCAGGGATTAACCATAAACCAGATTGCAGAAAGAATGTTTATTTCGCCGGATACAGTAAAATATTACAGGAGAAAAATTTTTGAAGTTTTCGGGGTCAAAAATGTTACTGAAGCCCTCTCTTTTGCTGTAGATAATAAGATTATTTAATTTTAAATAATTGTACCTCAGTATTTTGTCTTTTCATTTTTAATGAACCTGAATGAATTTCTAAACCAGCGATCAATATAAAGGCTTAGATGAAAAATTCAAATTGAATGCTGATAGCGTAGTTAAGAGAAAAATTATTAAATTTAGCCAACAGAAAAATCTAATATTTCATGATAGATAAAAGAGTAAAAAATGCAAAGGAAGCCATCGAAGGAATCGAAAATGGAATGACATTGATGCTGGGCGGATTTGGTCTCTGCGGTATTCCTGAAAACTCCATTAATGCTTTGGTAGATAGTGATGTAACAGATTTAACCTGTATTTCAAACAACGCTGGTGTTGATGATTTTGGACTGGGACTATTGCTTCACAAAAGACAGATAAAGAAAATGATCTCCTCTTACGTAGGAGAAAATGCAGAATTTGAAAGACAGATGCTTTCAGGAGAATTGGATGTAGAACTTACACCGCAGGGAACTCTTGCAGAAAAATGCAGAGCAGCACAGGCGGGAATTCCAGCTTTTTATACGCCTGCAGGATACGGAACAGAAATAGCAGAAGGTAAAGAAGTAAAAGAGTTTCACGGAAAGCCTCATATTTTAGAACACGCTTACGAAGCAGATTATTCTATTGTAAAAGCATGGAAAGGAGATTACGCAGGAAACCTTATTTTTAAAGGATCTGCAAGAAACTTTAATCATCCAATGGCTGGTGCAGCAAAAATTACAATTGCTGAAGTAGAAGAATTAGTAGAACCGGGACAATTAGATCCTAACCAAATTCATATCCCGGGAATTATGATTCAAAGAATTTTCCAGGGAGAAAAATTCGAAAAAAGAATTGAGCAGCGAACAGTTAGAACCAAAGAGTAAATTCCTGCATAAAGACAATATTTAAAATAAAATAAAAGCGCTGAAGTATATTCAGCGCTTTTATTATGATTGTTCTTCTGGTGAAATCAGCATTTTTCTTTCCCCGATCTGCTGCCTCCACATGGCATAGTATAATCCTTTTTCGGCAATTAAATTATCGTGAGA
Coding sequences:
- a CDS encoding T9SS-dependent M36 family metallopeptidase; this translates as MKKINLPLFIAVFAILPTRLFSQDNEKLIKDYISQNKIREYKKSDLTNFIIDNVDPSKSLNGNVVKFQQTYNGLPVYSSVGTALVRDNKVVYYSDNFVKNYNISSPQNAVINKYTALQKIAGELGNTDIADFRILGFLEKSTDKANTANQRLVYINDRSNNLRLAYEYLLKEPKSANYWNIIVDANNGNIIEKNNLTLSCNFEPGSYASEIMDHSAHEHTLIGPENKMMQNTAFLAADPASYNVFAMPVEAPTFGPRTIISNPWILAASPEGWHSDGTNHYTYTRGNNVYAYEDTANTNTPGFSPDGGASRNFDFPFIITGTPTYNQSASITNLFYLNNRVHDVFYKFGFTESARNFQQNNFGNGGLDDDSVYAEAQDGGGLNNANFSSPPDNYNGRMQMYLWTAVNRLFFYNAPSTAVVRQPGAGAAQFGSPLSALGVTGNVQLSSVLDGCTAIPAGSLAGKIGLIERGTCSFVVKAKNAQDAGAVGTIIYNNTINGSSIGTMAGTDPAVTIPSVLITNAEGEYIKSQLTANTTVNVTLKNDPALSITPDGSFDNGIVTHEYGHGISNRLTGSGYGCLSSSADKEQMGEGWSDFFALMLTNKAGDNASVPRGMGTYVSGQPVNGRGIRPFPYSPDFTINGVTYGDTNGLEYTNSNNQVVPDVHSIGFVWATMLWDLHWQYVAKYGYSSDVTANTTNGSSRVLQLVTNALKLQVCNPTFVNGRDAILAAELAVTGGADKCMIWRTFAKRGLGVAASAGSKIDINDQTEDFTVPAECNVLAVDEVKAVKNTISIYPNPARNEFFINFPSNTLGKVSVEMYDMSGKLVSSEDKISPDAKKSISTDKLINGTYLVKVKGLGFDAVSKVIVKK
- a CDS encoding DMT family transporter; translation: MKKKSILKGVLFVGIGASIYGMLATFVKMAYHDGYTTSEVTTSQFVLGIVGLLVLNFIQTITSKEKLASPSRKEVKMLMLAGTSLGCTSLFYYLSVQYINVSIAIVLLMQSVWFSVVIESIISKKLPNARKVVSVIIVLLGTILATNLINVDIELDWHGVFWGLLAAASYTLTMFTSNTLATHLPVFRKSIIMLSGGSVVILIFLFFAQIGPLHFEGLRSFYMNFTENTEHIHSFDYSIFWKYGFVLALFGTVIPPILFNLGFPNTGLGLGSIISSLELPVSVTMAYVLLGEKVFSIQWLGIVLILFAIVLMNLPSKKELAVVEAS
- a CDS encoding alpha/beta hydrolase; its protein translation is MKYFKNAVTVIMILLSSNLLFSQLKPLDAELSNYQYPFEVHFINLNSQNQTLKMAYMDVKPKKSNGKIIMLLHGKNFNGAYWEQTAKDLSDKGFRVIIPDQIGFGKSSKPESYQFSFAQLAVNTKAVLDELKINKLIVLGHSMGGMVAARFALMYPETVEKLILENPIGLEDYKALAKYQTIDDAYKSELKNTYESYKNYQLKFYYDNKWKPEYNQWLNLLAGWTLSKDYPKVAWNAALTTDIIFNQPVVYELKNIRVPTLLIIGTRDRTAIGKDRASKEVQETMGQYQELGKKTQLEIAGSKLVELENVGHLPHIEVYPKFFGALYDFIK
- the rplS gene encoding 50S ribosomal protein L19, translated to MDLLKYVQDKYITKKEFPEFKAGDTITVYYEIKEGQKTRTQFFKGTVIQLRGTGSTKTFTIRKMSGDVGVERVFPINMPALQKIEVDRRGKVRRSRIYYFRDLRGKKARIKDVPYKKK
- a CDS encoding fibronectin type III domain-containing protein, encoding MKHYFFFFCFVVQMAFGQALFPYLQNPAPNSMIVNWKTSSNNETTVLYGNSPSNLNVTVTGSTNIFSDTGYNNNYYYHTAKIVNLQPNTKYYYKIKTGTSESAVYNFRTLPLPGQPVTADGKIRFLIMGDNQIKAEPRYDTLTLNAFKKLKQKFGAGSDPSDNVALTFMVGDQVDVGTLDHYENVHFKKNINLSPYLPIQTTVGNHETYGTMGMNSYYAHFYIDEIKYKNISSGNENYYAQQAGNVLFISLSSEHTGAAQQTWLQQILDAANNDSTVDWIISLSHRPYQAEQYVGDISTWVRNNAVPMMTASPKYLMHVGAHHHLYHRGQLKNTPNYQLISGGVAWDQYWGMSTEQDFDDVQKTLTDWTYQIVEVDVANGKVDVECYSIGGVYTKKNNELIDTFHRYKNQQKPAKPSITNTFSAPIGLPLTLNGSAFSSPNAELLNTTQFLVSKAADFSVIEKEFYRDYENWFGQDGAPDKTKNLNAGVDITKVTFPANSISNGIYYVKTRYRDRNLEWSDWSDVKQFEITGSVVSNPTFALDASEYLPSTEIKAVYTGGPGNLKDWVGIYKKGQTPASSVAQSFLYTNGQTAGTAVFPNGLVNKGQYFAGFFANDGYSEITPRKNFYVGPKVQLQATADTYPVGGTVKINFSNGPNLVKDWIGIYKMGQTPGTNTSATYQYVTTASGLLNFTGLPKGYYFAQYFLEDGYTAIGEKVFFKVGDIVTELWINKPVYALGENITASWTDSPGIIKDWLGIYPQSIQLPDDNFVSYTYFDGITQGTKAINGAGLPVTPGNYYMVMFTNDSYTEVSNRVQFQVSSPTLGTDEVKNSTQKNVILYPNPTKPGQPTFIKSDYPIDKIELVSASGELLYESKNIQNQRFSLVNENLPKGVYFVKVHTRKLFTLKLIIQ
- a CDS encoding DUF3667 domain-containing protein — its product is MSEEFCSNCKQNIKPKRIDGRYIIHEIEHVLHFERGILYTIRELLIKPGENIKNFINENRSRLVKPVIFIIVTSLIYTLTSHFFHIEEGYIKLDAGKETGTNTINNWVQSHYGYSNIIMGAFIAFWLKIFFKKYDYNFFEILILMCFVLGIEMLLFALFALFEGVTKFPLMQTAAVAAFIYFCWAVGQFFDKTKTSSYVKALISYVLGMLTFGLLMTILEILIYLIKKH
- a CDS encoding LuxR C-terminal-related transcriptional regulator yields the protein MENEKNSLLNRNKIKTISDKDKIQFCNYLEVVKSFAKITYQSVYVIDYEEMKFEYVSDNPLFLCGYSSEDVLEMGYEFYFNNVPREDLELLALINNLGFDFYDKLPETDDRKLYSISYDFHLKGKYDKPVLINHKLTPLFLNENGAVWKSLCIVSISHNRNAGNVTINKHGSDILWRLDTTKKAWIEENKSKLKEKELEILRLYAQGLTINQIAERMFISPDTVKYYRRKIFEVFGVKNVTEALSFAVDNKII